A genomic region of Raphanus sativus cultivar WK10039 chromosome 6, ASM80110v3, whole genome shotgun sequence contains the following coding sequences:
- the LOC130495997 gene encoding paired amphipathic helix protein Sin3-like 2, with protein sequence MVKKSALELWSIFKQRLSPADFKALTSLLIDSNRKRIGKTQLIASALVLFKNDEFLHRCFTDFLNGNNSQEEEEEEEDKDAALSEVEVESLKSFCKKISEELVGPSELLKLVSSIKDLGDKKIRLSQFCKSLPPLFKNNAQGDDHGKTQQRVEDTGLELEEGEIREDGLLRDPYVEQDRLGIRAKEDPKIGADAEIRVSEGRELVKDVTHGLDKMDLEGKKRRILQPEPTDERSLKKPRTSRRLLERVTPSYMLIPDEEQCPDSDDNVLNNKYSLMQFNGSSRRKKLSRYEEAMARCEEDMFESDMLMETLKSAVESAEKVIREKMSVEDLGVKFYRCIERLYRGDMFEVVREDHKKVLPVILSRLKQKLDEFTVAREIWIPMWKRVFEENTAKQRQRESTAQK encoded by the coding sequence ATGGTGAAGAAGAGTGCGCTTGAGTTATGGAGTATCTTCAAACAGAGACTAAGTCCGGCTGATTTCAAGGCGCTCACCTCCTTGTTGATAGATTCTAATCGCAAGAGAATAGGCAAGACCCAACTCATAGCATCTGCTCTGGTTTTGTTCAAGAACGACGAGTTTCTTCACCGATGCTTCACAGATTTTCTAAACGGTAATAActctcaagaagaagaagaggaagaagaagataaagatgCAGCGCTGAGTGAGGTTGAGGTTGAGTCGCTCAAAAGCTTCTGTAAGAAGATCAGTGAGGAACTGGTGGGTCCTTCCGAGTTGCTGAAGTTAGTCTCCTCCATTAAAGACCTTGGTGATAAAAAAATCAGGCTCAGCCAGTTCTGTAAATCTCTTCCGCCTCTGTTCAAGAACAATGCTCAAGGAGATGATCATGGAAAGACACAACAAAGGGTTGAAGATACGGGTCTTGAACTTGAAGAAGGTGAAATACGAGAAGATGGTCTTCTTCGTGATCCATACGTTGAACAAGATCGTCTTGGTATTAGGGCTAAAGAAGATCCAAAGATTGGAGCCGATGCTGAGATTAGGGTTTCTGAGGGGAGAGAGTTGGTGAAAGATGTTACGCATGGTTTAGACAAGATGGATTTGGAAGGGAAGAAGAGAAGGATATTGCAACCGGAACCGACTGATGAGAGGTCTCTGAAGAAACCAAGAACGTCGAGGCGGTTATTAGAACGAGTGACACCGAGCTATATGCTTATCCCTGATGAAGAGCAGTGTCCTGACTCAGACGACAATGTACTGAACAACAAGTACTCTCTGATGCAGTTTAATGGTTCTTCGAGACGTAAGAAACTGAGCAGATACGAAGAAGCAATGGCGAGATGCGAAGAGGACATGTTTGAGTCTGATATGTTGATGGAAACTCTGAAAAGTGCAGTGGAGAGCGCTGAGAAAGTTATAAGGGAGAAGATGAGCGTGGAAGATCTTGGAGTAAAGTTCTACAGATGCATCGAAAGGCTGTACCGTGGAGATATGTTTGAAGTTGTAAGAGAAGACCACAAGAAGGTTTTACCTGTGATCTTAAGCAGGCTGAAGCAGAAGCTTGATGAGTTCACAGTTGCTCGGGAGATATGGATCCCTATGTGGAAGCGAGTCTTTGAAGAAAACACTGCAAAGCAAAGACAAAGAGAATCTACTGCACAAAAGTGA
- the LOC108810449 gene encoding CLAVATA3/ESR (CLE)-related protein 19 — translation MKIRGLILASSLLILAFIHHSESASTRSFLMKNGSYEDGEVQNLKFNSAEMITNATAVESKRIIPTGPNPLHNR, via the coding sequence atgaagaTCAGGGGTTTAATATTGGCTTCTTCTCTCCTGATTCTTGCATTCATTCATCACTCGGAATCAGCTTCAACGCGGAGTTTTCTGATGAAGAATGGATCCTACGAAGACGGAGAAGTACAAAATCTAAAGTTCAACTCCGCGGAGATGATCACTAACGCTACAGCTGTGGAGTCAAAACGGATAATTCCCACGGGTCCAAATCCACTTCACAACAGGTAA
- the LOC108812276 gene encoding uncharacterized protein LOC108812276, which translates to MASNAGKPFWVKHAEDAKIKDDGEKDAAAKAAFDATFKAAADQQPTPLLIEPSPSSTVVPEPAQPEEESDSDSSDSEDEFDYLSRKPIGPLDPSKSTASGAGIGGGTACVPSTFVVVTKDSDGRKVPNGGALIRVKVTPGVGVGGEEQEGVVKDVGDGSYAVTYVVPKRGNYMVSVDCNGDAIMGSPFPVFFSQGTYSSSASAGIIGSAPASYSSLTNQTMPNMPNYTGSVSGAFPGLLGTVPGISPGPSGGAILPGVGASLGEVCREYLYGRCANTMCKLSHPPQSLLMTAIAATTSMSNLSQVPMTPSAAAMAAAQAIVAAQTLQAHASQMQAQALNKASLGSPRKEVKGEELKKYVQVGNLSPLLTTEQLKQLFSFCGTVVDCTITDSKHVAYIEYSKPEEATAALALNNMEVCGRALNVEIAKSLPQKPSLDNSSSSSVPMMMQQAVAMQQMQFQQAILMQQAMATQQAANKAATMKSATELAAARAAEISRKLNPNGVGNDEKEADQKPRSPSKSPARSRSKSKSPISYRRRRRSRSYSPPFRRPRSHRSRSPLRYHRRSTYEGRRRSYRDSRDVSESRRYGRSDEHHSSSSRRSRSVSPQKRKSKLVDSELSRHGRDSSSRGDKKSSRAGSRSPRRHKETKSTPRDDDDTKTKRRTRSRSRSVEDSADKKDKARSRSRSRDGGKRTRDTSRSSDDTERKQRGRSRAKSLEVNNGSHEDIDVAEGMKEERRGRSRSRSRSLETEHRSSRRNELEEDKDTGSRRRRSRSRSVDGSKRSHTKETQSREKKSKRRSGRRSRSVSSEGRHGRERRSSPGYFDEKKSSSRRKGHSRSREKRDSSREKRSKRHERLRSASPGGSE; encoded by the exons ATGGCTTCCAACGCTGGTAAGCCCTTCTGGGTGAAACACGCAGAAGACGCCAAAATCAAGGACGACGGGGAGAAAGACGCCGCCGCCAAAGCCGCTTTCGACGCCACATTCAAAGCCGCCGCCGATCAACAACCCACGCCGTTGTTAATCGAACCTTCTCCGTCGTCCACGGTAGTACCGGAACCAGCACAACCGGAGGAGGAATCCGACAGCGATTCTTCGGATTCGGAAGATGAATTCGATTACTTGTCGAGGAAACCGATTGGTCCATTGGATCCGAGTAAGTCCACGGCTTCCGGAGCTGGGATCGGTGGAGGAACTGCTTGTGTGCCGTCTACCTTTGTGGTTGTTACAAAGGACTCTGATGGGAGGAAAGTTCCCAACGGTGGGGCTTTGATTAGGGTTAAAGTGACGCCTGGTGTTGGTGTTGGTGGTGAAGAGCAAGAAGGTGTGGTTAAAGATGTTGGAGACGGGAGTTATGCTGTTACCTACGTTGTCCCCAAGAGAGGTAACTATATGGTCAGCGTTGACTGCAATGGTGATGCTATTATGGGTAGTCCTTTCCCTGTCTTCTTCAGCCAAG GAACTtattcttcttctgcttctgctGGAATCATTGGCTCTGCTCCAGCTTCATACTCAAGCCTTACAAACCAAACAATGCCGAACATGCCGAACTACACTGGTTCGGTTTCGGGTGCTTTCCCGGGGCTCTTGGGGACGGTTCCAGGGATTTCTCCTGGTCCTTCAGGTGGTGCTATTTTGCCTGGGGTTGGAGCTTCGCTTGGGGAAGTGTGCCGGGAGTATCTTTATGGTAGATGTGCTAACACGATGTGCAAGTTGAGTCATCCTCCGCAGAGTTTGCTCATGACTGCTATAGCTGCCACAACCAGCATGAGTAATCTAAGCCAGGTTCCTATGACACCTTCCGCTGCAGCGATGGCTGCTGCTCAGGCTATTGTCGCCGCACAAACCCTTCAAGCTCATGCTTCTCAGATGCAAGCTCAAGCTTTAAACAAAGCCTCTTTAG GTTCCCCGAGAAAAGAAGTAAAGGGGGAAGAATTGAAGAAATATGTCCAAGTTGGCAACCTGAGTCCACTGCTTACCACTGAGCAGCTTAAGCAGCTATTTAGCTTCTGTGGCACAGTAGTTGACTGTACTATAACTGATTCAAAGCACGTTGCTTATATAGAGTACTCAAAGCCGGAAGAAGCAACCGCTGCGTTGGCATTGAACAATATGGAAGTTTGCGGTAGGGCTTTGAATGTTGAGATTGCAAAATCTCTTCCTCAGAAACCATCTTTGGATAACTCTTCTTCATCCTCCGTACCAATGATGATGCAACAGGCCGTGgcgatgcagcagatgcagttCCAGCAGGCTATACTGATGCAACAAGCCATGGCTACTCAGCAGGCGGCGAATAAGGCTGCCACTATGAAGTCTGCCACCGAGCTTGCAGCAGCTAGAGCCGCAGAGATAAGCAGGAAACTGAACCCTAATGGAGTTGGGAATGACGAAAAAGAAGCTGACCAGAAACCTAG GTCACCATCTAAATCTCCTGCCAGGTCTAGATCGAAGTCAAAATCACCAATTAGTTACAGGCGAAGGCGGAGATCTCGGTCTTACTCACCACCATTTCGTCGCCCACGAAGTCATAGATCAAGATCACCGTTGAGATATCACCGGCGATCAACTTATGAGGGGAGAAGGCGGTCATATAGAGATTCTAGGGATGTTTCTGAAAGTAGGAGATACGGTAGATCAGATGAACACCATTCATCTAGTTCAAGGAGAAGTAGAAGTGTAAGCCCCCAAAAGAGAAAATCAAAGCTGGTTGATTCAGAGCTGTCAAGACATGGACGAGATAGCTCATCTCGTGGGGATAAGAAATCATCTCGTGCTGGTTCACGATCACCAAGGCGACATAAGGAAACTAAGTCAACCCCAAGAGATGATGACGATACCAAAACCAAACGTAGAACACGTTCAAGATCTAGATCAGTGGAAGATTCGGCAGATAAGAAGGATAAGGCTAGGTCAAGGTCAAGATCTCGTGACGGTGGGAAAAGAACCAGAGACACATCCCGAAGTTCTGATGATACTGAACGGAAACAGAGGGGGAGGTCTAGGGCTAAATCATTGGAAGTCAACAATGGCTCTCATGAGGATATTGATGTTGCTGAAGGCATGAAGGAGGAGAGGAGGGGAAGGTCTAGGTCTAGGTCTAGATCATTGGAAACTGAACACAGGTCTTCTAGGAGAAATGAGCTGGAAGAAGATAAAGACACAGGATCTCGTAGAAGGAGGTCGAGGTCGAGATCAGTTGACGGTAGTAAACGTAGTCATACCAAGGAGACTCAGAGCAGGGAGAAAAAGTCCAAGCGTCGTAGTGGAAGAAGGTCGAGGTCAGTGTCGTCTGAGGGTAGGCATGGGAGAGAGAGAAGGTCATCCCCTGGATACTTTGATGAAAAGAAATCATCATCAAGACGTAAGGGACACTCGAGGTCGAGAGAGAAGAGGGACAGTTCAAGAGAGAAAAGATCAAAACGACATGAAAGATTGCGGTCAGCTTCTCCTGGAGGTTCTGAATGA
- the LOC108812277 gene encoding protein ECERIFERUM 26-like → MGRLQEEGSSPIHSFRLSTVSASRPTETGMTHEPTGLDLAMKLHYLKVVYIYSAQTARDLTVMHVKWPLFQLFEHIPWIVGRFRRHDSGRLFIKCNDCGTRFVESQCDLTLEEWLRVPDRSVDESLVYHQPVGPGLAYSPLIYIQMTRFKCGGLAFGLSWAHIMGDLFSLSHFFNLWSRTLAGEEIYWPKPSNLQKGCPNPTSTTDKEPGSIKQVDPVGDLWVVSNNRKMTTYSFNVKVNDIKSQLPANRNEFEILTGIIWKCIAKARGKSEPVAITIIRPDPNGLKHRAVRNTQMISSVHVDFSVVHANLDDILKAMVEATDETFLINELGERDEDFIVYGAKLTFVDMSEVDFYEAKVRETSPRSVYCNVQGIGDNGAVVVYPAAKKDERVVMVTLPEDEMEKVKGELEKCGLVKELSNGE, encoded by the exons ATGGGTCGACTTCAAGAAGAGGGAAGCAGTCCAATTCATAGTTTTCGGTTATCGACCGTGAGTGCATCCCGACCAACAGAGACTGGCATGACCCACGAACCCACCGGTTTAGACCTCGCCATGAAGCTCCACTACCTAAAGGTGGTTTATATATACTCGGCCCAGACGGCACGTGACTTGACCGTGATGCACGTGAAATGGCCCTTGTTCCAACTGTTCGAACATATCCCATGGATCGTTGGCAGGTTCAGGCGGCACGATTCGGGACGTCTGTTCATAAAGTGCAACGACTGTGGCACGCGTTTTGTTGAGAGTCAGTGCGATCTCACACTGGAGGAGTGGCTACGTGTACCAGACCGGTCCGTAGATGAGTCATTGGTTTATCACCAACCAGTTGGACCCGGGTTGGCATACTCTCCTTTGATCTATATTCAG ATGACCCGGTTCAAGTGCGGTGGATTAGCGTTTGGTCTAAGTTGGGCACATATCATGGGAGATCTATTCTCTCTTTCTCACTTTTTCAACCTATGGTCTCGAACCTTAGCTGGTGAAGAGATCTACTGGCCCAAACCCTCTAACTTACAAAAAGGTTGTCCAAACCCGACTTCTACTACGGACAAAGAACCGGGGTCCATCAAACAGGTTGACCCGGTTGGTGACCTCTGGGTCGTTTCGAATAACAGGAAAATGACAACATACTCCTTCAATGTAAAGGTGAACGACATAAAATCACAACTTCCAGCGAACAGAAATGAATTCGAGATCCTTACTGGCATCATATGGAAATGCATAGCCAAGGCTAGAGGAAAATCTGAGCCGGTTGCGATCACGATCATCAGACCGGATCCCAACGGACTGAAGCATAGAGCGGTGAGGAACACTCAGATGATTAGCTCCGTTCACGTCGATTTTTCTGTGGTTCATGCAAATTTGGATGATATTTTAAAAGCGATGGTAGAAGCGACCGATGAGACGTTCTTGATCAATGAGCTTGGGGAGAGAGATGAGGACTTTATTGTATACGGAGCGAAGTTAACGTTTGTGGATATGAGTGAAGTGGATTTCTACGAGGCGAAAGTAAGGGAGACATCACCGAGATCGGTGTATTGTAATGTTCAGGGGATAGGAGACAACGGAGCGGTGGTGGTTTATCCAGCGGCTAAGAAGGATGAGAGGGTTGTGATGGTGACGTTGCCGGAGGATGAGATGGAGAAGGTTAAAGGGGAACTTGAGAAGTGTGGTTTAGTCAAGGAGTTAAGTAACGGAGAATGA